In a genomic window of Flavobacteriales bacterium:
- a CDS encoding phosphohydrolase, with amino-acid sequence MDHLLESAIRIAAKVHKGQTDRFGKPYILHVMRVMMRGQEFDEQVLGALHDVLERSELTMAELEKKGFPPRVLKALDAITRRADETYEQYIDRVVEDSLAIRVKINDLADKMDLLHVEQLDPSDLKRYNKQLAAYHRMKKLVQMAKARMSVPVESKRA; translated from the coding sequence ATGGACCACCTGCTCGAAAGCGCCATCCGCATCGCCGCCAAGGTGCACAAGGGCCAGACCGACCGCTTCGGCAAGCCCTACATCCTGCATGTGATGCGTGTGATGATGCGCGGACAGGAATTCGATGAGCAGGTGCTCGGCGCCCTGCACGATGTGCTCGAGCGATCGGAGCTGACCATGGCCGAGCTCGAGAAGAAAGGCTTCCCGCCCCGCGTGCTCAAGGCATTGGACGCGATCACGCGCCGCGCTGACGAGACCTATGAGCAGTACATCGACCGCGTGGTGGAGGACTCGCTGGCCATCCGCGTGAAGATCAACGACCTCGCGGACAAGATGGACCTCCTGCATGTGGAGCAGCTGGACCCCAGTGACCTGAAGCGCTACAACAAGCAGCTGGCCGCCTACCACCGCATGAAGAAGCTGGTGCAGATGGCCAAGGCCCGCATGAGCGTGCCGGTGGAGAGCAAGCGCGCCTGA
- a CDS encoding fibronectin type III domain-containing protein, producing MKRILASLLLLLPAFLIAQEPVRFVHERIHVARTEGKAFTAVQLLVPERAGAESDALWSMAVRAADVLRFDAAAASRLMSAPAERIALELPTRTGMVIIDLVQADLFADGFTVTESAKGAHADVGLGIHYRGVLRGDPNSLAAISIFPDHVMGIVSDAQGSRVLGPLENDTQRRHVLYRDADLLGDPGFSCGVSDRMEAYTKEELMPIGGRKSIKCLNIYWEADYDLFQNKGSVANVTSYLTGLFNQMAILFDNDGVDMQLSEIFVWTEASPYTGTNSAQQLSNFGTYRTSFNGNLAHLLELSNYGGRAYLNTICSSTSARMAYSGINSSYSNVPTYSWSTMVVTHETGHNLGSSHTHACVWNGNSTAIDGCGPNAGYTEGSCPNAGLPSGGGTIMSYCHLIGGTGINLSLGFGPQPAALIVNRVNSASCLAACGTSCDPPLPLTVTNLTAVSATLGWANFGLGNYTLRWKPTSSGTWTTVTGLTGTTYSLTGLTQNTAYEFQVLSVCSGSSSAYSASTLFTTPVPCVDNYEPNNSTGAATVVTLPASRNGLISPTGDNDYFRFTLSATGTINMSLSNLPADFDLNLRNSAGTILASSSAGGTSNESISYANAAPGDYYAQVFGWNGANNGSVCYLLTVSYQAPACSAPQGLSSNSITYNSAQITWTAGLTAISYDLRWKPSALTTWTNVNGLTTTSYALTGLDPLTSYDVQVRSVCDGAGSQGGSSSYTQSHTFTTLEAPCEIVPRSVVAPKVFLEGPYEQATGLMLDSLRKLNLIPLTEPYSAMGFTVTGPTTCSASRLLITGNDAVVDWVLVELRQNSSPYTMLEARVGLVERDGDVVAPDGTSPLGFCPVAGTYRVAVRHRNHLGAMTGSGIALSGAATVVDFTQSGTTTYGTNARKAIGSVMALWAGNVWTDAALRYTGEFNDRDPILTAIGGSVPTATIAGYHLSDVNLDGTVKYTGQDNDRDPILTNIGGSVPTSTLLEQLP from the coding sequence ATGAAGCGCATCCTTGCCTCCCTTCTCCTCCTGCTCCCCGCATTCCTGATCGCCCAGGAGCCGGTGCGATTCGTTCATGAGCGCATCCATGTTGCACGCACGGAAGGGAAGGCCTTCACCGCTGTGCAGCTCTTGGTACCCGAGCGCGCTGGTGCAGAGTCTGATGCGCTCTGGTCAATGGCCGTGCGCGCTGCCGATGTGCTGCGCTTCGATGCTGCCGCTGCCAGCAGGTTGATGAGTGCGCCGGCTGAACGCATCGCCCTTGAGCTGCCGACGAGGACCGGCATGGTGATCATCGACCTTGTGCAAGCAGACCTCTTCGCCGATGGCTTCACGGTCACCGAATCCGCTAAAGGCGCTCATGCCGATGTGGGGCTTGGGATCCACTACCGCGGCGTGCTGCGCGGCGACCCGAACTCGCTGGCTGCGATCAGCATCTTCCCGGATCACGTCATGGGCATCGTCAGCGATGCGCAGGGAAGCCGTGTCCTGGGGCCCCTGGAGAATGACACGCAGCGGCGGCATGTGCTGTACCGCGATGCGGACCTTCTCGGCGACCCCGGCTTCTCCTGCGGCGTGAGCGATCGGATGGAAGCCTACACCAAGGAAGAGCTGATGCCGATCGGTGGGCGCAAGAGCATCAAGTGCTTGAACATCTATTGGGAGGCCGATTACGACCTCTTCCAGAACAAGGGCAGCGTGGCCAATGTCACCAGCTACCTCACCGGCCTCTTCAATCAGATGGCCATCCTCTTCGACAATGATGGCGTGGACATGCAGCTCTCGGAGATCTTCGTTTGGACCGAGGCGAGCCCGTACACCGGGACCAACAGCGCCCAGCAGCTCAGCAACTTCGGCACCTACCGGACCAGCTTCAACGGCAACCTCGCGCACCTGCTTGAGCTGAGCAACTACGGCGGAAGGGCCTATCTCAATACCATCTGCAGCAGCACCAGTGCGCGCATGGCGTACAGCGGGATCAATTCGAGCTACAGCAATGTGCCCACCTACAGCTGGAGCACGATGGTGGTGACCCATGAGACGGGGCACAACCTGGGCAGCAGCCATACGCATGCCTGCGTGTGGAACGGCAACAGCACCGCGATCGATGGGTGCGGGCCGAATGCGGGCTACACCGAGGGCTCGTGCCCCAATGCGGGACTTCCCTCCGGCGGCGGCACCATCATGAGCTATTGCCATCTGATCGGCGGAACGGGCATCAATCTCTCGTTGGGCTTCGGACCGCAACCAGCGGCCCTGATCGTGAACCGGGTGAACAGCGCAAGCTGCCTCGCCGCCTGCGGCACCAGTTGCGACCCGCCGCTGCCGCTCACCGTCACCAACCTCACCGCTGTGAGCGCCACCTTGGGCTGGGCCAACTTCGGCCTGGGCAATTACACCCTCCGCTGGAAGCCGACGAGCAGCGGCACATGGACCACCGTCACCGGCCTCACGGGCACCACCTACAGCCTCACTGGCCTCACGCAGAACACCGCCTACGAGTTCCAAGTGCTGAGCGTGTGCAGCGGAAGCAGTTCGGCGTACAGCGCCAGCACGCTTTTCACCACTCCGGTCCCTTGCGTGGACAACTACGAGCCGAACAACAGCACCGGGGCGGCGACGGTGGTCACGCTGCCCGCGTCGCGCAATGGCCTGATCAGCCCGACAGGCGACAATGACTATTTCCGTTTCACGCTGAGCGCGACGGGTACCATCAACATGAGCCTGAGCAATTTGCCGGCTGATTTCGATCTGAACCTGCGCAACAGTGCCGGGACCATCCTTGCCTCCTCATCAGCAGGAGGCACGAGCAATGAGTCCATCTCGTACGCGAACGCCGCGCCGGGCGATTATTACGCGCAGGTCTTCGGTTGGAACGGCGCCAACAATGGGTCGGTCTGCTATCTGCTCACCGTGAGTTACCAGGCGCCTGCGTGCAGCGCGCCGCAGGGGCTCAGCTCCAACAGCATCACGTACAACAGCGCGCAGATCACCTGGACCGCCGGTCTGACGGCGATCAGCTACGACCTGCGCTGGAAGCCCAGCGCGCTCACCACTTGGACCAACGTGAACGGCCTCACCACCACCAGCTACGCGCTCACGGGGCTCGATCCGCTCACGAGCTACGATGTGCAGGTTCGGTCGGTCTGCGATGGCGCAGGTTCGCAAGGCGGTAGCTCGAGCTACACGCAATCGCACACCTTCACCACGCTCGAGGCGCCGTGCGAGATCGTGCCGCGATCGGTGGTGGCCCCCAAGGTCTTCCTCGAAGGTCCGTACGAACAGGCCACGGGCCTGATGCTCGATAGCCTGCGCAAGCTGAACCTCATCCCGCTCACCGAGCCATACTCGGCCATGGGCTTCACCGTTACGGGGCCGACCACCTGCTCTGCCAGTCGGCTGCTGATCACGGGCAACGACGCCGTCGTCGATTGGGTGCTGGTCGAGCTGCGGCAGAACAGCTCGCCTTACACTATGCTGGAAGCGCGGGTCGGATTGGTGGAGCGCGATGGCGATGTGGTCGCTCCCGATGGCACCTCGCCCTTGGGCTTCTGTCCTGTGGCAGGAACCTATCGGGTGGCCGTCCGGCACCGGAACCACTTGGGCGCCATGACCGGCAGCGGAATCGCCCTGAGCGGCGCGGCCACCGTGGTGGACTTCACCCAGAGCGGCACCACGACTTACGGCACCAACGCGCGCAAAGCGATCGGCAGCGTGATGGCGCTCTGGGCCGGGAACGTGTGGACGGATGCCGCCCTGCGCTACACGGGCGAGTTCAATGACCGCGACCCCATCCTCACGGCCATCGGCGGCAGCGTGCCCACGGCTACGATTGCCGGATATCACCTGAGCGATGTGAACCTCGACGGCACCGTGAAGTACACCGGTCAGGACAACGACCGCGATCCAATCCTCACCAACATCGGCGGCAGCGTGCCCACCAGCACCTTGCTCGAGCAGTTGCCGTAG